The Pseudomonas sp. HOU2 DNA window TCGCAGCCTTCGGCAGCTCCTACACGAGCATCAACAGCCCGAGCCGCCGTAGCGACTGCCGGATCGACTCAGCGATCGGGCAGGGTGATGTTGAGTTCCAGAATCGAGCAACTGCCCTGGCTTTCCAGTGCAACGTGTACATCGTCGTTGCCGATGTTGACGTACTTGCGGATCACGTCGACCAGTTCCTTCTGCAAGGCTGGCAGGTAATCCGGCGTGCTGCGCTGGCCGCGCTCATGCGCCACGATGATCTGTAGACGCTCTTTCGCTACCGAGGCGGTACTTGGCTTTTTGTTGGCACGAAAGAAGTCAAAAAGGTTCATTACCTACCTCCAAACAGGCGCTCGAAGAATCCCTTCTTCGTAACATCGAGGAAACGATGTTCTTTTTCTTTGCCCAGCAGACGATCAACGGCATCGCTGTAGGCCTGACCGGCATCGCTCTGGTCGTCGAGAATCACTGGAACGCCCGAGTTGGAAGCCTTCAGGACCGCCTGCGACTCAGGGATGACGCCCAGCAGGGTCACGGCCAGAATTTCCTTCACGTCTTCGACGCCCAGCATTTCGCCATCGCTGACGCGCTGTGGGTTGTAACGGGTCAGCAGGAGGTGTTCCTTGATCGGCTCTTCGCCGAGTTCGGCACGACGCGATTTGCTGGCCAGCAGGCCGAGCATGCGGTCCGAATCTCGTACCGAGGACACTTCCGGGTTGGTCACGATGATCGCTTCGTCGGCGAAATACATGGCCAGGTGCGCACCTTTCTCGATGCCCGCCGGGGAGTCGCAG harbors:
- the minE gene encoding cell division topological specificity factor MinE, whose translation is MNLFDFFRANKKPSTASVAKERLQIIVAHERGQRSTPDYLPALQKELVDVIRKYVNIGNDDVHVALESQGSCSILELNITLPDR
- the minD gene encoding septum site-determining protein MinD produces the protein MAKILVVTSGKGGVGKTTTSAAIGTGLALRGHKTVIVDFDVGLRNLDLIMGCERRVVYDFVNVVNGEANLQQALIKDKRLENLYVLAASQTRDKDALTQEGVEKVLMQLKEDFDFVVCDSPAGIEKGAHLAMYFADEAIIVTNPEVSSVRDSDRMLGLLASKSRRAELGEEPIKEHLLLTRYNPQRVSDGEMLGVEDVKEILAVTLLGVIPESQAVLKASNSGVPVILDDQSDAGQAYSDAVDRLLGKEKEHRFLDVTKKGFFERLFGGR